Within the Micromonospora citrea genome, the region CCGCGGCATGCCGGTCACCTTCTGGTGCACGGTGGTCGGGCTCGGGGCGCTGGCCGGGGTGCCGCCGCTGGCGGGCTTCTGGAGCAAGGACGGCGTGCTCACCGTCGCCCAGGAGGCCGCCCTGCACGGCACCGGCCCGGCCCCGACCTGGGTGGGCTGGCTGGTGTGGCTGGCCGGGCTCGTCGGTGTCGCGGTCACCGCCTGGTACGCCACCCGCCTGCTGCTGCGCACCTTCTTCGGCGAGACGCGCACCCCGCTGGCCCGCCCGCACGACCCGCCCGCCGTGATGCGCTGGCCGGTGCTGCTGCTCGCTGTGCCCGCCGCCCTGCTCGGTCTCGCCGGCTTCGACCGGGCCTTCGCCCGCCGGCTGCTGCTCACGTCCACCGTCGGCGAGCCGGCCGGCGAGCAGGCCCTGATCCACGTGGGCCCCGAACTGCTGCTGCCCTTGGCGCTGCTCGCCGTCGGGGCGGGGCTGGCCTGGCTGCGCTGGCGGCGGGACCCGGCCGCCGACCCGGCGACCGCGCTGGGCCCGCTGCGGCCGGTCTTCGCCGCCGCGTTCCGGCTCGACGACGTCCAGCGCGCCCTGGTCGTACGCCCGACGGAGGCGCTGGCCCGCGCGGCGCGTACGGCCGACGAGGTGGTGGTGGACGGCGCGGTCGAGGGCAGCGGCCGGGCCGCGCTCGGCCTCGGCGGCGGCCTGGCGGCGTTGCACCGGGCCGCGCTGCCGCGCGCGGCGGCCGGCGTGCTGGCCGGGGCGCTGCTGATCGGCCTGGCGGCCGTCCTGATCGGAGTTTCCGCATGACCGCGAGGAGTGGGCCGGTGCTGCGCGCCCCACGGCCACGAACCGGGGTGACGCCGTGAGTGACGTCCGGTTCGGGGAGTTCCTGCTGGTGGCGGTGCTGGTGCTGCCGGCGCTCGGCGCGTTGGCGGTGGCGGCGACGCCCCGGGACCGGGCGGCCCGCGCGGTCGGCACGCTCGTCGCCGCGCTGACCCTGGTGGCCGCCGCGCTGCTCGTCCTCGAAGACCGCGGCTGGATGACCTACACGGCCGGCGTCCCCGCCGTGCGCCCGTGGCACCGGCTCGACCTGCCCTGGGTGCCGGGCCTCGACCTGCGGTTCCACCTCGGGGTGGACGGCATCTCCTGGCCGCTGGTGGTGCTGACCGCCCTGCTCACCCTGCTCTGCTGCGCGTACACGCTGTGGAAGGTCCCCGACGGCGGCGGCAGCGGCCGGGCGCTGGTGGCGCTGCTGCTGGTCGTCGAGGTCGGCATCCTCGGCACCTTCCTCGCCCTCGACCTCGTGCTCTTCTTCGTCTTCTTCGAGGTCGTCCTGCTTCCGATGTACGCGATCATCGCCGGCTGGGGCGGCGCGGACCGGCGGCGGGCGGCGGCGAAGTTCGCCCTCTACACGCTGTTCGGCTCGGTCCTCCTGCTCGTCGGCGTCTACGTGGTGGTCGCCGCCGCCGGGACGGCCGACATCGTGGTGCTCACCGGCGGGGCGGGGCTGTCCCGGGGCACCCAGCTTGCCGCGTTCACGCTGCTCGCGCTCGCCTTCGCGGTGAAGAGTCCGCTCTGGCCGCTGCACTCCTGGCTGCCCGACGCGCACACCCAGGCGCCCACCGTCGGCAGCGTCGTCCTCGCCGGGGTGCTGCTCAAGATGGGCACGTACGGGCTGATCCGGATCGCGGTCGGCGTGGCCCCGGAGGGCGCCCGCTGGGCCGCCCCGGTGCTCGGCGTGCTGGCCGTCGCGGCGATCCTGGTCGGGTCGCTGGTCTGCCTCGCGCAGCGCGAGCTGAAGCGGCTGATCGCCTACTCCAGCGTCGGGCACATGGGCTTCGTGCTGCTCGGGGTCGCCACGCTCACCACCACCGGCATCCAGGCCGCCCTGATCGGCAACGTCGCGCACGGGGTGATCACCGGCCTGCTCTTCTTCCTCGCCGGCGCGGTCAAGGACCGCACGCACACCGGGTCCCTGGACGAGCTGTCCGGGCTGCGGGAGACCGCCCCCCGGCTCGCCGGGCTGCTCGGCTTCGCCGCCGTCGCCTCGCTCGGCCTGCCCGGACTGGCCGGCTTCTGGGGCGAGGCGTTCGCGGTGGTCGCCGCCGTTCAGGCCGGCGGGGCGCTCTGGACCACCCTGGGCGTGCTCGCGGCGGTCGGCGG harbors:
- a CDS encoding complex I subunit 4 family protein encodes the protein MSDVRFGEFLLVAVLVLPALGALAVAATPRDRAARAVGTLVAALTLVAAALLVLEDRGWMTYTAGVPAVRPWHRLDLPWVPGLDLRFHLGVDGISWPLVVLTALLTLLCCAYTLWKVPDGGGSGRALVALLLVVEVGILGTFLALDLVLFFVFFEVVLLPMYAIIAGWGGADRRRAAAKFALYTLFGSVLLLVGVYVVVAAAGTADIVVLTGGAGLSRGTQLAAFTLLALAFAVKSPLWPLHSWLPDAHTQAPTVGSVVLAGVLLKMGTYGLIRIAVGVAPEGARWAAPVLGVLAVAAILVGSLVCLAQRELKRLIAYSSVGHMGFVLLGVATLTTTGIQAALIGNVAHGVITGLLFFLAGAVKDRTHTGSLDELSGLRETAPRLAGLLGFAAVASLGLPGLAGFWGEAFAVVAAVQAGGALWTTLGVLAAVGGALTAAYFLRLLRRVTHGRPSPAVGRLAPGLARAELVAWAPLVLLALAVGLAPTLVLGVAEAPVGALVEVLR